Proteins encoded by one window of Rhodobacteraceae bacterium IMCC1335:
- a CDS encoding zinc ABC transporter solute-binding protein, whose translation MTSLRFALKSATALAAFSLSFPLASWAEEPLPVVATFSILGDMVERIGGEHIALTTLVGPDGDTHVYQPTPKAARSVAEADVLFLNGLEFEGWLERLAESASFDGAMVVATKGVVPIAFDDHDDHDDHDDHDDHDKHDDHDDHDDHDKHDDHDDHDDHADHDDHDDHDKHDDHDGHDDHDEHDKHDDHDNHDDHAGHDHGAFDPHAWHSLENAVIYANNIAAGLAQADPENAGDYYANRATFISEIETLSADIEAMMKRLPADKRTVVTAHDAFGYFAATYDLTFVAPQGMSTESEASAGDVAALITQIREDSISAVFIESITDNRMMEQIANETGATIGGTLYSDALSAQSGPASTYLDMMRHNATTLFDALGN comes from the coding sequence ATGACGTCTCTACGTTTTGCGCTGAAATCTGCTACGGCTCTTGCCGCTTTTTCGTTATCGTTTCCCTTGGCCTCATGGGCTGAAGAACCCCTGCCCGTTGTGGCAACCTTTTCAATCCTTGGGGATATGGTTGAGCGCATCGGCGGCGAACATATCGCACTTACAACGCTGGTTGGACCAGATGGCGATACGCATGTCTATCAACCAACACCAAAGGCGGCGCGCTCGGTTGCAGAGGCTGATGTGTTGTTTTTGAACGGCCTTGAGTTTGAAGGTTGGTTAGAACGTCTTGCCGAATCCGCCTCCTTCGACGGCGCGATGGTCGTGGCGACAAAGGGCGTTGTCCCAATAGCCTTTGACGATCACGACGATCACGATGACCATGACGATCATGACGATCATGATAAGCACGATGATCACGACGATCACGACGACCATGATAAGCACGACGATCACGATGATCATGACGATCACGCTGACCATGACGATCATGACGACCATGATAAGCACGATGATCATGATGGCCACGACGATCATGACGAGCATGATAAGCACGATGATCATGACAATCATGACGACCACGCGGGGCATGATCATGGCGCATTTGACCCGCATGCGTGGCATAGCCTCGAAAATGCTGTGATCTATGCCAATAACATTGCCGCTGGGCTTGCTCAGGCCGACCCTGAAAACGCCGGAGATTATTATGCTAATCGCGCCACTTTCATATCCGAGATAGAGACGCTTAGTGCTGACATTGAGGCGATGATGAAACGTTTGCCCGCAGATAAAAGAACGGTGGTAACGGCGCATGATGCCTTTGGATATTTTGCGGCAACGTATGATCTGACCTTTGTTGCGCCCCAAGGAATGAGCACTGAAAGCGAAGCTTCGGCTGGCGATGTGGCCGCCTTGATCACGCAAATTCGCGAAGACAGTATTTCGGCCGTGTTTATCGAATCGATCACAGATAATCGTATGATGGAGCAGATCGCAAATGAGACGGGTGCGACGATTGGGGGAACGTTGTACTCAGATGCGCTTTCAGCGCAAAGCGGGCCTGCATCCACCTATCTTGATATGATGCGCCATAATGCAACGACGCTTTTTGACGCTTTGGGGAATTAA
- a CDS encoding ABC transporter permease subunit (The N-terminal region of this protein, as described by TIGR01726, is a three transmembrane segment that identifies a subfamily of ABC transporter permease subunits, which specificities that include histidine, arginine, glutamine, glutamate, L-cystine (sic), the opines (in Agrobacterium) octopine and nopaline, etc.), with product MEVRGVKNTFIELFGKPEGIVLFQLLEATQFTIYLSLIAFMGGGILALVLAFMATVHNRVSNITSKTYIWFFQSTPLLMLLFLFGLGIPRLLGVNVNIWLAASVALVLYSSAYIGEVWRGSIESIPKSQWEAGEALGLSFFPIFFLIILPQAIRIAIAPTVGFMVQIVKGTSLAYIIGFHDLMSIGKRWANAPVTGTEPYVIFPLMALIYFSLCFPLSQLSQWLERKTKMAS from the coding sequence GTGGAGGTTCGTGGCGTGAAAAATACGTTTATTGAACTCTTTGGCAAGCCTGAAGGTATTGTTTTATTCCAACTGCTAGAAGCAACTCAGTTCACTATTTATCTTTCTCTAATCGCATTTATGGGCGGTGGAATACTCGCACTCGTTCTGGCCTTTATGGCCACTGTTCACAATCGTGTGTCAAATATAACTTCAAAGACATACATCTGGTTTTTTCAATCAACACCGTTGCTTATGCTGTTGTTCCTTTTCGGCTTAGGTATACCCAGACTGTTGGGAGTGAATGTCAATATCTGGTTAGCTGCATCAGTCGCTTTGGTGCTTTACTCGTCAGCCTACATTGGTGAGGTTTGGCGAGGCTCTATAGAGAGTATTCCCAAAAGTCAGTGGGAAGCAGGCGAGGCGCTGGGCTTAAGCTTCTTTCCCATCTTCTTTCTTATCATTCTTCCACAAGCAATCAGAATTGCGATAGCTCCCACTGTGGGTTTCATGGTGCAAATTGTTAAGGGCACATCGCTTGCTTACATAATTGGTTTTCACGACCTGATGTCTATCGGCAAAAGGTGGGCTAATGCTCCCGTCACTGGTACTGAGCCCTATGTGATCTTCCCTCTGATGGCTTTGATTTACTTCTCACTATGCTTTCCACTTTCTCAATTATCTCAATGGTTGGAACGCAAAACAAAGATGGCATCGTGA
- a CDS encoding GTP-binding protein: MADPRVPVTLLTGFLGAGKTTLLNAVLSDSSAGRVAVIVNEFGEAGLDHDLIEESSEEIILMRSGCLCCSVRGDLSKTIADLFERRVQNEVAFERIVIETTGLADPGPILQTLLVDDFLAKNTRMDGVVTVVDAAHAAATLDAQFEAVSQAAMADLIVLSKTDLVSPADVQSLESRLYALNPGITIIRSILGKGLFGKLWGLSALHNNATKQQALNWTVGEKPKFEALANLSGFAPAAQITAPLPAHDTRIGSASIILDDPLPDAAFDLWLDTLIAIRGPDILRVKGILFLEGIEAPFVIHGVQHIFAPPVQLKDWAKEDRRTRIVIIARDLSRPELQRSLDMLRVRATEPALTS, from the coding sequence ATGGCAGATCCACGCGTTCCAGTTACATTGCTCACAGGATTTCTAGGCGCTGGCAAAACCACTTTGCTCAATGCCGTTTTATCCGATAGTTCTGCTGGACGCGTGGCTGTTATCGTCAATGAATTTGGCGAAGCAGGGTTGGATCACGATCTGATCGAAGAAAGCAGTGAAGAAATTATTTTAATGCGGTCGGGGTGTCTATGCTGCTCGGTGCGTGGTGATCTCTCTAAGACCATCGCGGATTTGTTTGAGCGCCGCGTTCAAAACGAAGTTGCATTTGAACGTATCGTTATTGAAACCACCGGATTGGCGGATCCCGGCCCGATCTTGCAGACTTTACTGGTGGATGATTTTCTTGCAAAAAACACCCGGATGGACGGGGTTGTAACGGTTGTGGATGCTGCGCATGCGGCCGCCACGCTTGATGCACAATTTGAGGCCGTCTCACAAGCGGCTATGGCGGATCTGATTGTTCTAAGCAAAACCGATCTCGTAAGCCCTGCTGATGTGCAGAGTTTGGAAAGCCGCCTATATGCTTTGAATCCTGGCATAACCATCATCCGTTCCATCTTGGGAAAGGGCTTGTTTGGAAAACTTTGGGGGTTAAGCGCGCTTCACAACAACGCCACAAAGCAGCAAGCTTTGAATTGGACAGTTGGCGAAAAGCCAAAATTTGAGGCGCTTGCAAATCTGTCAGGTTTTGCCCCCGCCGCTCAAATAACAGCGCCTTTGCCAGCGCATGATACGCGGATTGGATCAGCTTCGATCATTTTGGATGATCCACTACCGGATGCCGCTTTTGATCTTTGGCTCGACACGCTTATTGCGATCAGAGGCCCTGATATATTGCGAGTGAAAGGTATATTGTTCCTCGAAGGCATCGAGGCCCCTTTCGTTATCCATGGGGTACAGCATATTTTTGCACCGCCTGTGCAGCTTAAAGACTGGGCGAAAGAGGATCGTAGAACGCGCATTGTGATTATTGCGCGTGATTTATCCCGACCCGAGCTGCAGCGGAGCCTTGATATGCTGCGCGTGCGGGCAACTGAGCCTGCCTTAACATCCTAA
- a CDS encoding transcriptional repressor: MEHGMGKRGKQMQTEILSILRDSKSPHSAYTLLDRLQETYPKIAPPTVYRALAALGERGQIHRLESLNAYVACQSEAHHQTSVLLICEDCGVVEETFEPDIFSRLSAALRKSGFSAQRHIIEMNGICASCGPAQAAV, from the coding sequence ATGGAGCACGGTATGGGTAAGCGTGGAAAGCAAATGCAAACGGAAATCCTTTCCATTTTGCGCGATAGTAAGAGCCCGCATTCTGCGTATACGTTGCTTGACCGTCTGCAGGAAACATATCCGAAAATTGCGCCTCCAACCGTGTATCGGGCGCTTGCTGCGCTGGGGGAGCGTGGCCAGATACATCGTTTGGAATCGTTGAATGCCTATGTCGCGTGCCAAAGCGAGGCGCATCATCAAACCTCGGTGCTTTTAATATGCGAAGATTGTGGCGTTGTAGAAGAGACTTTTGAGCCTGATATCTTCTCACGTCTGAGCGCCGCGTTGCGAAAGTCTGGCTTTTCTGCCCAACGCCATATCATCGAAATGAACGGGATCTGCGCAAGCTGTGGACCCGCGCAGGCCGCAGTATGA
- a CDS encoding metal ABC transporter permease: MIWDVLLAPFVDFGFMRRALLGCIAVSVGATPVGVFLMLRHMSLTGDAMAHAILPGAATGYLVSGLSLGAMTVGGLIAGMLVALASGFVARVTSLREDASLAAFYLISLAIGVLIVSTHGNNVDLMHVLFGTVLALDDTALILLCSFASVSLLVLALLFRPLVLECADPQFLRSVSKLSAITHFVFLALVVMNLVAGFHALGTLMAVGIMILPGAAAKFWAETIAGLIAVAALIAMLSSVIGLLLSFHYSLPSGPAIILAAGIGYGLSIIFGPVGGAIAQNLPRRNLKP; the protein is encoded by the coding sequence GTGATCTGGGATGTGCTCTTGGCGCCCTTTGTGGATTTCGGCTTCATGCGCCGTGCGCTTTTGGGCTGTATCGCCGTGTCGGTGGGCGCCACCCCTGTGGGGGTATTTTTGATGCTGCGGCATATGAGCTTGACTGGCGATGCAATGGCGCATGCAATTTTACCAGGTGCGGCGACGGGTTATCTGGTTTCAGGTCTTTCGCTTGGCGCGATGACGGTTGGAGGTTTGATCGCAGGCATGCTGGTTGCATTGGCTTCTGGTTTCGTGGCGCGGGTAACGTCGCTGCGCGAAGATGCAAGCTTGGCTGCGTTTTATCTAATTTCATTGGCCATCGGCGTGTTGATCGTATCAACGCATGGTAATAACGTTGACTTGATGCATGTGCTGTTTGGAACGGTGCTGGCGTTAGACGATACCGCGCTTATTCTGCTGTGTTCCTTCGCCAGCGTATCGCTTTTGGTTTTGGCGCTTTTGTTTCGACCCTTGGTGCTAGAATGCGCCGATCCACAATTCTTGCGCTCTGTCAGCAAGTTGAGTGCGATTACCCATTTTGTTTTCTTGGCGCTTGTGGTGATGAACTTGGTCGCCGGGTTCCATGCGCTTGGAACTTTAATGGCGGTGGGTATTATGATTTTACCCGGCGCTGCGGCGAAGTTTTGGGCGGAAACAATCGCTGGCCTGATCGCTGTTGCCGCGTTGATCGCGATGCTCTCAAGCGTAATCGGGTTACTCTTATCGTTTCATTACAGTCTCCCATCGGGGCCAGCAATCATTTTGGCGGCCGGTATTGGCTATGGACTATCAATTATCTTTGGGCCGGTGGGGGGCGCAATTGCGCAAAACCTACCACGCCGTAACTTAAAACCTTGA
- a CDS encoding ABC transporter permease subunit (The N-terminal region of this protein, as described by TIGR01726, is a three transmembrane segment that identifies a subfamily of ABC transporter permease subunits, which specificities that include histidine, arginine, glutamine, glutamate, L-cystine (sic), the opines (in Agrobacterium) octopine and nopaline, etc.) produces MELRFFEIYRSSEYVLLLVQGVANSLSLTVLAGISGFIFATILAGTRYFKIPLLRQICTCFVEFTRNTPLIVQLFFFAFGLPILLGYQWPFWAHALLALTLNFSAYFSEILRAGFQSIEDGQKEAALSLGISPTVLFFKIIFPQAVSKTFPSLNSQFIFLFLTTGIISEIGVVDLTQAGIFIDSRTFRSFEVFITLTVLYIFLSIFLKLLLSILQKYFFRWRFVA; encoded by the coding sequence ATGGAACTTCGTTTTTTTGAAATATACAGATCTAGCGAATACGTTTTACTGTTGGTTCAGGGCGTCGCAAATAGTCTATCTCTTACAGTCCTAGCGGGAATATCCGGCTTTATATTCGCAACTATTTTGGCAGGGACGAGATATTTTAAAATTCCACTGTTGAGACAGATTTGTACATGCTTCGTAGAGTTCACACGAAACACACCCTTGATAGTGCAGTTATTCTTTTTTGCTTTTGGTCTACCCATTTTACTGGGGTATCAATGGCCGTTCTGGGCCCACGCTCTTCTGGCTTTAACGCTAAATTTTTCTGCATACTTTTCAGAAATATTAAGGGCGGGCTTCCAAAGCATAGAAGACGGCCAAAAGGAAGCCGCTCTATCGCTGGGTATTTCTCCCACCGTTCTTTTTTTTAAAATTATTTTCCCACAGGCTGTCAGCAAAACATTTCCCTCTTTAAACAGTCAATTTATATTTTTGTTTCTGACGACGGGCATCATTTCTGAAATTGGCGTTGTAGACCTTACACAGGCAGGCATTTTCATTGATAGCAGGACGTTCCGGTCATTCGAAGTATTTATTACTCTTACTGTTCTTTATATTTTTCTGTCGATTTTTCTAAAATTGCTTCTTTCAATTCTCCAAAAATACTTTTTTAGGTGGAGGTTCGTGGCGTGA
- a CDS encoding DUF1415 family protein: MIEGVPADDLSHFTNRAPYPIIHILRQAHLSRALAHVSEPEKIYAENIKTLNKLGRQKVEALCPWGK; encoded by the coding sequence TTGATCGAGGGGGTGCCAGCGGATGATCTAAGCCACTTTACCAATCGTGCGCCCTATCCAATCATACATATTCTGCGGCAAGCTCACCTGAGTAGAGCCCTGGCCCATGTTTCAGAGCCTGAGAAGATTTACGCAGAAAACATAAAAACATTGAATAAACTGGGCCGCCAAAAGGTTGAAGCTCTTTGTCCTTGGGGGAAATAA
- a CDS encoding ATP-binding cassette domain-containing protein: MTGAIKFQNLTLGYDRLPAVQELDAEVQEGSLTAIVGPNGAGKSTLLKGVTGAISPLKGGVLIDGFRQDEIAYLPQQSQIDGSFPICVIDLVAMGLWREVGAFGRLTRKMRAKVDAALAVVGLTGFEKRTIGSLSGGQMQRALFARLLLQDARLVLLDEPFAAIDAKTMADLIDVIKRWHSEGRTILAVLHDYATVGTHFPFTMMLARELVAHGPTAQVLTSENQFRARQMCEACAATPHTCGKSAA; the protein is encoded by the coding sequence ATGACAGGTGCGATTAAGTTTCAGAACCTGACCTTGGGTTATGACCGGCTGCCTGCTGTCCAAGAGTTGGACGCAGAGGTTCAAGAGGGCAGTCTTACAGCGATTGTTGGCCCGAATGGGGCGGGAAAATCAACCTTGCTAAAAGGTGTCACCGGCGCAATTTCCCCCTTAAAGGGAGGTGTTTTGATCGACGGGTTTCGCCAAGATGAGATTGCCTATCTGCCGCAACAATCCCAGATTGACGGAAGTTTTCCGATATGCGTGATTGACCTTGTGGCGATGGGGCTCTGGCGCGAGGTAGGCGCTTTCGGCCGGTTGACCCGCAAGATGCGCGCGAAGGTGGATGCTGCCCTTGCTGTGGTAGGTTTGACCGGGTTTGAAAAACGCACCATTGGATCCTTATCGGGGGGGCAAATGCAGCGGGCTTTGTTTGCTCGGCTGCTTTTGCAAGACGCGCGTCTGGTTTTGTTGGATGAACCCTTCGCCGCGATCGATGCGAAAACGATGGCCGATTTGATTGATGTGATCAAACGCTGGCATTCGGAAGGCCGCACCATCTTGGCGGTTCTGCATGATTACGCCACCGTGGGCACACATTTTCCATTCACCATGATGCTTGCGCGTGAGCTTGTGGCGCATGGGCCTACGGCACAAGTTTTAACATCCGAAAACCAGTTTCGTGCCCGCCAAATGTGCGAGGCCTGCGCCGCAACCCCACATACTTGCGGAAAGAGCGCGGCGTGA